From one Planococcus citri chromosome 3, ihPlaCitr1.1, whole genome shotgun sequence genomic stretch:
- the LOC135839475 gene encoding trichohyalin-like, with protein MFLNISRLSMIIIIMVVISAANACSTTTQGDLSLLIEILEKQGKLKSEEEDKWKPLEQYKFTLTMVEKKIQQLRKFLKLQTEEEAKLPETDTTSQIEQLQTQGKVQREQEEKVLERHTTLKIKQLEKKGTLQSKVEGKSPERYTTLKIKQLEKKGTLRSKVEGKSPERYTTLKITQLKKEGTLRSKQEGKSPVGDTTLKIRQPEKPGNLRRKEEEKLLHRGTTSKIKHLEKQDELQSEAERKLPTTSEIPYLKEGKIREQFRKIEEILKKKPWLKRWFIKEDELKSEVEQTLPTTLVAVPHLKEGGISEQIRKAEEVLKKNSQINRRFTKEDEQQSEEEGKLSEWYITPKIKQLEKEDKQQSKEKGTSPERYTTSKMKQLEKVGQVQSAEKGKSPVQKPINLQKEEGKLLEMDTTLKMKQLEKEGKQQSERTLLESHTTLKLEQLEKESKLKSEVEQMLPTTLVEVPHLKEGGIRKQIRKAEEVLKKNPWINRWFTKEDNQQSEEEGKLSEWYITPKIKRLEKEGKLQSEEKGKSPERYTTSKMKQSEKVSKLQNGEVGNSPVQYTTLKIQVEQSQEPINLQKVEGKLLERDTTLKMKQLEKEGKQHSEGKLLESHTTLKLEQSEKTRKLQSDVERKLIPTTLVVPHLKEGGIRKQIRKAEEVLKKNPWINRWFTKEDKQQSEEEGKLLEWYITPKIKQLEKEGKLQSEEKGKSLERYTTLKMKQLEKVSKLQGGEVGKSPVQYTTLKIRVEQSKRDTALKMTQLKKEDKQQSEGKLLESDTTLKLEHLEKTRQLKSDLERKLIPTTLVVPHLEEGVKREQPGKVEEVLKKKTWLNRWFIKEGKLPREEERKLPERDTPSKTEQLEKEVRLQNEEERKLPATLEVPYLKEGEKREQPGIAEGVLNMKNFLKRWFK; from the exons atgtttttaaatatcAGTAGATTATCaatgataataattataatGGTGGTGATTTCAGCAGCAAATG CGTGCAGTACTACTACACAGGGCGATTTATCACTGCTGATAGAAATATTGGAAAAACAAGGTAAACTAAAAAGTGAAGAAGAGGACAAATGGAAGCCACTAGAACAGTATAAGTTTACATTGACAATGGTAGAAAAGAAAATACaacagttgagaaaatttttaaaactacaaACGGAGGAAGAGGCAAAGTTACCAGAAACTGATACAACCTCGCAGATAGAACAATTACAAACACAAGGTAAAGTACAAAGGGaacaagaagaaaaggtactaGAAAGGCATACAACGTTGAAGATaaaacagttggaaaaaaaaggtacaCTGCAAAGTAAAGTTGAGGGAAAGTCACCAGAAAGGTACACAACTTTGAAGATaaaacagttggaaaaaaaaggtacaCTACGCAGTAAAGTTGAGGGAAAGTCACCAGAAAGGTACACAACTTTGAAGATAACACAGTTGAAAAAAGAAGGTACACTAAGAAGTAAACAAGAGGGAAAGTCACCAGTAGGGGATACAACGTTGAAGATTAGACAGCCAGAAAAACCAGGCAACCTACGAaggaaagaagaagaaaagttACTACACAGAGGtacaacttcaaaaataaaacacttgGAAAAACAAGATGAACTACAAAGTGAAGCAGAGAGAAAGTTACCAACAACATCAGAGATACCTTACTTGAAAGAAGGGAAAATAAGAGAACAATTCagaaaaatagaagaaattttgaaaaagaaacccTGGCTGAAAAGATGGTTTATTAAAGAAGATGAATTAAAAAGTGAAGTAGAGCAAACGTTACCAACAACATTGGTGGCGGTACCTCACTTAAAAGAAGGAGGAATAAGCGAACAAATCAGAAAAGCagaagaagttttgaaaaagaattccCAGATAAACAGACGGTTTACTAAAGAAGATGAACAACAAAGTGAAGAAGAGGGAAAATTATCAGAGTGGTATATTACCCCAAAGATAAAACAGTTAGAAAAAGAAGATAAACAACAAAGCAAAGAAAAGGGAACGTCACCAGAAAGGTATACAACATCAAAGATGAAACAGTTAGAAAAAGTAGGTCAAGTACAAAGTGCAGAAAAGGGAAAGTCACCAGTACAGAAACCAATTAACCTACAAAAGGAAGAAGGAAAGTTACTAGAAATGGATACAACATTGAAGATGAAACAGTTGGAAAAAGAAGGTAAACAACAAAGTGAAAGAACATTACTAGAAAGTCATACAACATTGAAGCTGGAACAGTTggaaaaagaaagtaaattAAAAAGTGAAGTAGAGCAAATGTTACCAACAACACTGGTGGAGGTACCTCACTTGAAAGAAGGAGGAATAAGAAAACAAATCAGAAAAGCagaagaagttttgaaaaagaatcccTGGATAAACAGATGGTTTACTAAAGAAGATAATCAACAAAGTGAAGAAGAGGGAAAATTATCAGAATGGTATATTACTCCAAAGATAAAACGGTTAGAAAAAGAAGGTAAACTACAAAGTGAAGAAAAGGGAAAGTCACCAGAAAGGTATACAACATCAAAGATGAAGCAGTCAGAAAAAGTCAGTAAACTACAAAATGGAGAAGTGGGAAATTCACCAGTACAGTATACAACGTTGAAGATACAAGTAGAACAGTCACAAGAACCAATTAACCTACAAAAGGTAGAAGGAAAGTTACTAGAAAGGGATACAACATTGAAGATGAAACAGTTGGAAAAAGAAGGTAAACAACATAGTGAAGgaaaattgctagaaagtcATACAACGTTGAAGCTAGAACAGTCAGAAAAAACACGTAAATTACAAAGTGAtgtagaaagaaagttgatacCAACAACATTGGTGGTACCTCACTTAAAAGAAGGAGGAATAAGAAAACAAATCAGAAAAGCagaagaagttttgaaaaagaatcccTGGATAAACAGATGGTTTACTAAAGAAGATAAACAACAAAGTGAAGAAGAGGGAAAATTATTAGAATGGTATATTACTCCAAAGATAAAACAGTTAGAAAAAGAAGGTAAACTACAAAGTGAAGAAAAGGGAAAGTCACTAGAAAGGTATACAACATTGAAGATGAAACAGTTGGAAAAAGTCAGTAAGCTACAAGGTGGAGAAGTGGGAAAGTCACCAGTACAGTATACAACGTTGAAGATACGAGTAGAACAGTCAAAAAGGGATACAGCATTGAAGATGACacagttgaaaaaagaagataaaCAACAAAGTGAAGGAAAATTACTAGAAAGTGATACAACGTTGAAGCTGGAACATTTAGAAAAAACACGTCAATTAAAAAGTGATttagaaagaaagttgatacCAACAACATTGGTGGTGCCTCACTTGGAAGAAGGGGTAAAGAGAGAACAACCTGGAAAAGTagaagaagttttgaaaaagaaaacctgGCTAAACAGATGGTTTATTAAAGAAGGTAAACTACCACGTGAAGAAGagagaaaattaccagaaaggGATACACCGTCAAAAACAGAACAGTTGGAAAAAGAAGTTAGATTACAAAATGAAGAAGAGAGAAAGTTACCAGCAACATTGGAGGTACCTTACTTAAAAGAAGGGGAAAAGAGAGAACAACCTGGAATAGCAGAAGGAGTCTTAAACatgaaaaactttctaaaaaggTGGTTTAAATAA
- the LOC135839477 gene encoding golgin subfamily A member 6-like protein 22 — MFLNISRLSMIIVIMVAISAVNVCSTTTQGDLSQLIETLEKQSKLKSEEGGEWKPLEKYKNTLTMIEKKIQPLRKYSKLQMEEEAKLPETDTTSQIEQLETQGTLQREEEGKVLESHTTLKMKQLGKEGTLRSKVEGKSPERYTTLKIKQLREEEGKVLESHTTLKMKQLGKEGTLQSKQEGKSLERYTTLKIKQLEKKGTLRSKVEGKLPERYTTLKMKQFEKKGTLRSKQEGKSLVWDTTLKIRQPEKPGNLRRKEEEKLLVRDTTSKIKQLEKQDELKSEAERKLPTTSEIPEIPYLIEGKIREQFRKIEEILKKKPWLKRWFIKEDELKSEEEQTLPTTLMEVSHLKEGGIREQIRKAEEVLKKHRKAEEVLKKNRKAEELWKKNQQINSWFTKEDKQQIERKLLESHTTLKLEQPEKTHKLQSDVERKFIPTTLVVPYSEEGVKREQPGKAEEVLIKKTWPKRWFIKEGKLPHEEDGKLPERDATLKIEQLGKEGKLQNEEERKLPTMLEVPYLEEGEKREQPGKAEEVLKKKSWLNRWFIKEGKLPGEEEGILPESDATLKIEQLGKEGKLQNKEERKLPTTLEVPYLKEGEKIELPGIAEGVLHMKNFLKRWFK, encoded by the exons atgtttttaaatatcAGTAGATTATCAATGATAATAGTTATAATGGTGGCGATTTCAGCAGTAAATG TGTGCAGTACTACTACACAGGGCGATTTATCACAGCTGATAGAAACATTGGAAAAACAAAGTAAACTAAAAAGTGAAGAAGGGGGCGAATGGAAGCCACTAGAAAAGTATAAGAATACATTGACAATGatagaaaagaaaatacaaccgttgagaaaatattcaaaactacAAATGGAGGAAGAGGCCAAGTTACCAGAAACTGATACAACGTCGCAGATAGAACAATTAGAAACACAAGGTACACTACAAAGGGAAGAAGAAGGAAAGGTACTAGAAAGCCATACAACGTTGAAGATGAAACAGTTGGGAAAAGAAGGTACACTACGAAGTAAAGTCGAGGGAAAGTCACCAGAAAGGTACACAACTTTGAAGATAAAACAGTTGAGGGAAGAAGAAGGAAAGGTACTAGAAAGCCATACAACGTTGAAGATGAAACAATTGGGAAAAGAAGGTACACTACAAAGTAAACAAGAGGGAAAGTCACTAGAAAGGTACACAACTTTGAAGATaaaacagttggaaaaaaaaggtacaCTACGAAGTAAAGTTGAGGGAAAGTTACCAGAAAGGTACACAACTTTGAAGAtgaaacagtttgaaaaaaaaggtacacTGAGAAGTAAACAAGAGGGAAAGTCACTAGTATGGGATACAACATTGAAGATTAGACAGCCAGAAAAACCAGGCAACCTACGAAGGAAGGAAGAAGAAAAGTTGCTAGTGAGAGatacaacttcaaaaataaaacaattggAAAAGCAAGATGAACTAAAAAGTGAAGCAGAGAGAAAGTTACCAACAACATCAGAGATACCTGAGATACCTTACTTGATAGAAGGGAAAATAAGAGaacaattcagaaaaattgaagaaattttgaaaaagaaacccTGGCTGAAAAGATGGTTTATTAAAGAAGATGAATTAAAAAGTGAAGAAGAGCAAACGTTACCAACAACATTGATGGAGGTATCTCACTTAAAAGAAGGAGGTATAAGAGAACAAATCAGAAAAGCagaagaagttttgaaaaagcacaGAAAAGCagaagaagttttgaaaaagaacagaaaagCAGAAGAACTTTGGAAAAAGAATCAACAGATAAACAGTTGGTTTACTAAAGAAGATAAACaacaaattgaaagaaaattactaGAAAGTCATACAACGTTGAAGCTAGAACAGCCAGAAAAAACACATAAATTACAAAGTGATGTAGAAAGAAAGTTTATACCAACAACATTGGTGGTACCTTACTCGGAAGAAGGGGTAAAGAGAGAACAACCTGGAAAAGCAGAAGAAGTTTTGATAAAGAAAACCTGGCCAAAAAGATGGTTTATTAAAGAAGGTAAACTACCACATGAAGAAGAtggaaaattaccagaaagGGATGCAACGTTGAAGATAGAACAGTTAGGAAAAGAAGGTAAATTACAAAACGAAGAAGAGAGAAAGTTACCGACAATGTTGGAGGTACCTTACTTAGAAGAAGGGGAAAAGAGAGAACAGCCTGGAAAAGCagaagaagttttgaaaaagaaatcctGGCTAAACAGATGGTTTATTAAAGAAGGTAAACTACCAGGTGAAGAAGAGGGGATATTACCAGAAAGTGATGCAACGTTGAAGATAGAACAGTTAGGAAAAGAAggtaaattacaaaacaaaGAAGAGAGAAAGTTACCAACAACATTGGAGGTACCTTACTTGAAAGAAGGGGAAAAGATAGAACTACCTGGAATAGCAGAAGGAGTCTTGCACatgaaaaactttctaaaaagaTGGTTTAAATAA